The Humulus lupulus chromosome 7, drHumLupu1.1, whole genome shotgun sequence region taacgtagtctcaaacatatatcacatatatgcacaaatatacaaatatgtcatcaacgaccaaaattacgaaaatgtcattccAATAAGAAACAAAtctacatgcatgcaaatacaatcatataataatataactcacataatcatgcatataatcacatattgacacaattaaccaattattgccctcctgacccCCTAACCAAGGCACTATGCCACATTAGGAATTTGGACGTTACAGTGCCCAAAAATATAtatcacactaaaataaaataaattaaatctctctACAATTTCTTTCCATACCTTGATAATTAATATTAACCAGCATTATATTGTACTACTTATTTTATTCACCACATCTTAGTGATCTCACAATTAAAAAATTTGCTAAGGAGCAATGATGTCAATACCATATGACATGGtaaattattattagtaaatttaaTAGCAGGTCtcatatattataatttaataataaaaaatattattaaatatctCTAAACAACTATAGAAATTCACCTGTTGGATTCACTAGATATCGAATAACAAgtctaaattataataattataattcaCTAACTTTTTTAAAAAGTTAATGTAATAACGAGCCAAAAGTCTCCATATTCTACCACTACGTACTACATTGCATGCATGCATAATATATTGAGTTGAATTAGTATCATGATCAAATGTTTTATATACATATgatattaaaaacaaaaaaaactctATAGcaaacataattaattaaattaaagctATACATATGGATCGTCGTATGAAAATTCAGATAGGCTAAGGTGAGTTTTGTCCCCATTATTATCAAACTTCTTACTATTCCTACGGCTACCGCCACCACAAGATATCGAGAACTCGCACCCATAAGCCGTCCCGAAACACGAGAACAACCCGCCACCCGACCCGGCCCGTCTGTGCTCAGACCTCTTCGCCGGCTCAGTGTTGTTCCTCCGATGACTCGACCGCCCGTAGTTTATATTCACCTGCTGCCTCCTCTCGTAAATCGGATGAATCTCCGATCGCCACCTCTCGATCTTCGTCTTTAGCCCTTCCACACTATCATCCTCAATCCAGTTATTCAACACGATCGAGCCTCTCGGCGCCGTCTGATCATCCTCCGTCATCGTCGTCGCCGTCGGCGCTCCTCTCGGATACAATCCCATCGCTATCGCTGCCGCCACCACCGACGGCGACGGTCCCACGTCCGAACACATCGAACCCTTTTTCTCCCCCGCCGGAGCTCCGCTCATTATCGACCGCTCGCTTTTCGAGTGCCGTAACTGATTTTTCGGCGCCGCCGTTGAGCTTTTCGCGAACTggtttttattgttgttgttgttgttgcagcGAGTTTTCGGGTCGGGTAACAGATCCGATTGCGCGACGGAGCTGAGATCGAAGCTTCGCCTGGTTCCTTCCAATAGAGACACTCCGACGTTGAGAACCCCCTGAGGCCGACCCGACGGCCGGAGTACCTGGAGAGTCACGAACTGCATCTTGGAATGTGAGGCGATGGACGAAGGAGGGAAGAGACTTCTGATGGGAACGACGACGCTTCCGACGAGCGTGTCGACGCCACGCGACGAGGTGGAGTAGATCTCGACGGTGAGAGAGGCGGCGGCGTCGTTGAGGATGAGAGAGTCGTAGTCGATCCGGAAGACGAGCTTCTCGTTCCATGAAGGGTTAGAATGTCCGATCGAGTCGACCCGGGTTCTCACTTTCCGGTCGAGTTGAACCCATGCAACGACGAATGTCTTCATGAACTTGGCCACCGGAGCTAACTCATTTGCCGATATGATATTCACCTCTAGGATCTGTGCGGATGCCACGTGTCCTCCGGGCATATCTCCAgcataaatatatgttttttttttgtacctAATATTATTATGAGTATTTTCGTTTTGGTTTTTGAGAGTTTGAATAGAGAAAATTAGAGATCTTTTCGAGAG contains the following coding sequences:
- the LOC133791372 gene encoding uncharacterized protein LOC133791372; the encoded protein is MPGGHVASAQILEVNIISANELAPVAKFMKTFVVAWVQLDRKVRTRVDSIGHSNPSWNEKLVFRIDYDSLILNDAAASLTVEIYSTSSRGVDTLVGSVVVPIRSLFPPSSIASHSKMQFVTLQVLRPSGRPQGVLNVGVSLLEGTRRSFDLSSVAQSDLLPDPKTRCNNNNNNKNQFAKSSTAAPKNQLRHSKSERSIMSGAPAGEKKGSMCSDVGPSPSVVAAAIAMGLYPRGAPTATTMTEDDQTAPRGSIVLNNWIEDDSVEGLKTKIERWRSEIHPIYERRQQVNINYGRSSHRRNNTEPAKRSEHRRAGSGGGLFSCFGTAYGCEFSISCGGGSRRNSKKFDNNGDKTHLSLSEFSYDDPYV